From Halomarina ordinaria:
TGAGGTGCGACTCGTACACGGCCCGGCCGTCGGGGACGCCGCGCAGGCTCACCGCCGGGTTCACGTCGACGACGTACGGTCGGCCCACCTCGACCGCGAGGAGGTCGACCTCGCAGCACGTGAGGCCGAACAGGTCGCCCACGGCCCGGGCGAGCGACTCGACCCCTGAGGGGGGGTCGGTCGCCGACACCTCCCGACCCGACGACGGCGTCACCGTCCGGACGGCCTCGCCGACCCGGTAACACTTGTAGGACGTCTCCGCTCCGACGAGCGACTCGACGAGGCGCTCGCCGTCGTACGCGACGGGTCCCGACCGGACGTAGCGATGGACGTGGTCGCGTTCGGTGTACTCGAACCGGCGCTTCACGACGACCGGCGGGTCGAGCGAGACGGCGTCGTCCGTCCCGAACTCGAAGCGCGGGACCCGGACGTCGTGGGCACGCAGGAGGCGACTGCGCGCGAGACGGTCGCAGGCGAGGCGCGCCCCGGCGGTCGCGTTGACCGTCCGGACGCCGGCGAGTTCGGCCCGGCGCATGTCGGCGAGCGCCGGCGGCGCGTACCGCGCGACGTGGAGGCAGTCGAGGTCGAACCGCCAGAGGGCGGGGTGAGCCTCGGCGGGGTCGAGACGGACCACGTCGGCCCAGTCGCTCATCGCGCCGAACAGCCGCCGCTTGAGCGGGTTCGCCGTCACGTCGGACGGGTACACGACGCCGACCCTCGGTCGCCTCACCGGTCACCGAACGGCCGCGAGCGACTTCAGCGGCCCGCCGGTCCGCGTCCGTGACTTCTCGGCGGTCGTGACGGACCGTCAGCGGCCGTGAGCATTTACGCCCGCGACGCCTACCACGACCATGAGCGAGCAGACCCACGACCTGCCCGAGACCGACGAGGAGTGGCGCGACCTCCTCACCGACGAGGAGTACCGCGTCCTGCGCGAGCAGGGAACGGAGGCGAAGTTCACCGGCGAGTTCGTCGGAAAGGACGACGAGGGCACCTACGTCTGTGCCGGGTGTGGCGCCGAACTGTTCGACTCGGAGACGAAGTTCGACAGCGAGGGCTCCGGGTGGCCCTCGTTCTACGACGCCGCCGAGGGGAGCGTCGAACTCCGCCGCGACACCAGCCACGGGATGGTCCGCACGGAAGTCGTCTGTGCGGCCTGCGGCGGCCACCTCGGCCACGTCTTCGAGGACGGCCCCGACCCGACGGGGCAGCGCTTCTGCATCAACTCCGTCGCGCTCGACTTCGAGGACGCGGACGAGGCGTGACCGACCGCGGCACCTACACGCTCCTGGTCCGCCTCGACGGCCCTGCCACCGTCGAGTTCGGCGCGGCGGGCGAGCGCGCCCTCGACGCCGGCTGGTACGCCTACACGG
This genomic window contains:
- the msrB gene encoding peptide-methionine (R)-S-oxide reductase MsrB encodes the protein MSEQTHDLPETDEEWRDLLTDEEYRVLREQGTEAKFTGEFVGKDDEGTYVCAGCGAELFDSETKFDSEGSGWPSFYDAAEGSVELRRDTSHGMVRTEVVCAACGGHLGHVFEDGPDPTGQRFCINSVALDFEDADEA